From the Burkholderiales bacterium genome, one window contains:
- a CDS encoding acyl-CoA synthetase, which yields MLPQSQSYEDLCARFRWSVPQFYNIAADICDKWADGRGRLALVHQRRDGGVERFTFDDIQRLSNRAANLFAAHGLRAGDRVGILLAQEPQSAIAHLATYKIGAIAVPLFVLFGTDALQYRLADCGAKLLVTDSAGAEKIERIRHALPELQTLFCIDGQPPGCEDFTRSLARASDRFTTLKTQADDPALIIYTSGTTGNPKGALHAHRTLLGHLPGVEMSHNFLGRDGDSMWTPADWAWIGGLIDVLFPAWHHGLAVVAHRFEKFDPEAAADLMARHRVRNVFLPPTALKMLRGLPVARLRGKLALRSVASGGESLGAELLEWGREVFGLTINEFYGQTECNMTVSACEALFPARPGAIGKAVVGHDVGILDDAGKIVAPGVQGHIAVRRPDPVMFLGYWNNPEATRGKFIGDWLITGDIGAADEDGYVRFVGRNDDVITSAGYRIGPGPIEDCLLKHPAVRMAAVVGVPDPLRTEIVKAFVVLNDGYVAGEELTRQLQDHVRHRLSAHEYPRRIAYLDALPLTATGKIVRRELRKLG from the coding sequence CGAAGACCTCTGCGCGCGGTTCCGCTGGAGTGTGCCGCAGTTCTACAACATCGCCGCCGACATCTGCGACAAGTGGGCCGACGGACGCGGCCGGCTCGCGCTCGTTCACCAGCGGCGCGACGGCGGGGTCGAGCGCTTCACCTTCGACGACATCCAGCGCCTGTCCAATCGCGCCGCAAACCTGTTCGCGGCGCACGGGCTGCGCGCCGGTGATCGGGTCGGCATCCTGCTGGCGCAGGAACCGCAGAGCGCGATCGCCCACCTCGCCACGTACAAGATCGGCGCGATCGCGGTTCCACTGTTCGTGCTGTTCGGCACCGACGCGCTCCAGTACCGACTGGCCGACTGCGGCGCGAAGCTGCTTGTCACCGACTCCGCGGGCGCGGAAAAGATCGAGCGTATTCGCCACGCGCTGCCGGAATTACAGACGCTGTTCTGCATCGACGGGCAGCCGCCGGGCTGCGAGGACTTCACGCGATCGCTCGCGCGGGCCTCGGACCGGTTTACGACGCTGAAGACACAGGCCGACGATCCGGCGCTCATCATCTACACCTCGGGCACCACCGGAAACCCGAAGGGCGCGCTGCACGCCCACCGCACGCTGCTCGGCCATCTGCCCGGGGTCGAGATGTCTCACAATTTCCTGGGGCGCGACGGCGACTCGATGTGGACGCCGGCCGACTGGGCCTGGATCGGCGGGTTGATCGACGTGCTGTTCCCGGCCTGGCACCATGGGCTGGCGGTGGTCGCCCATCGCTTCGAAAAATTCGATCCGGAAGCGGCGGCCGATCTGATGGCGCGCCATCGAGTGCGCAACGTGTTCCTGCCGCCCACGGCGCTCAAGATGCTGCGCGGCCTGCCGGTGGCGCGCCTGCGGGGGAAGCTCGCGCTGCGCTCGGTGGCGAGCGGCGGCGAATCGTTGGGCGCCGAGTTGCTCGAATGGGGACGCGAGGTCTTCGGGCTCACGATCAACGAGTTCTACGGGCAGACCGAATGCAACATGACCGTGTCCGCGTGCGAGGCGCTGTTTCCCGCGCGCCCCGGCGCCATCGGCAAGGCGGTCGTGGGGCACGATGTCGGCATCCTCGACGACGCAGGCAAGATCGTGGCGCCGGGTGTCCAGGGGCACATTGCCGTGCGACGCCCCGATCCGGTGATGTTCCTCGGCTACTGGAACAATCCGGAGGCGACCCGCGGGAAATTCATCGGCGACTGGCTGATCACCGGAGATATCGGTGCAGCCGACGAAGACGGATATGTCCGCTTCGTGGGCCGCAACGACGACGTGATCACGAGCGCCGGCTATCGCATCGGCCCGGGACCGATCGAAGACTGCCTGCTGAAGCATCCGGCGGTGCGGATGGCCGCGGTGGTCGGCGTGCCCGACCCGCTGCGCACCGAGATCGTCAAGGCCTTCGTCGTGCTCAACGACGGCTATGTCGCCGGCGAAGAGTTGACCCGGCAACTGCAGGATCACGTCCGCCACCGGCTCTCCGCGCACGAGTATCCCCGCCGGATCGCCTATCTCGATGCGCTGCCCTTGACGGCCACCGGCAAGATCGTCCGCCGCGAGCTGCGCAAGCTCGGGTGA
- a CDS encoding branched-chain amino acid ABC transporter permease: MEIFGKPLPMLLGQLLLGLVNGSFYAILSLGLAVIFGMLNIINFAHGALYMMGAFLAWIGLTYFGVGYWWALLLAPLTVGVLGIVIERALLQWLYKLDHLYGLLLTFGVALIIEGMFRYFYGVSGQPYPVPELLSGASDLGFMILPNYRAWVVVASLVVCLATWFFIERTRLGAYLRAGTENPKLTQAFGINVPLMVTLTYGFGVALAAFAGVLAAPVIQVSPLMGSNLIIVVFAVVVIGGMGSILGSIFTGLGLGVIEGFTKVFYPEASNTVVFVIMAIVLLLRPAGLFGREK; the protein is encoded by the coding sequence GTGGAGATCTTCGGCAAGCCGCTGCCCATGCTGCTCGGCCAGCTTCTGCTCGGCCTGGTGAACGGTTCGTTCTACGCCATCCTGAGCCTCGGCCTGGCCGTGATCTTCGGGATGCTCAACATCATCAACTTCGCCCATGGGGCGCTGTACATGATGGGAGCGTTCCTCGCCTGGATCGGGCTCACGTACTTCGGCGTCGGCTACTGGTGGGCCTTGTTACTGGCCCCGCTCACCGTCGGGGTGCTGGGCATCGTGATCGAGCGCGCGCTGTTGCAGTGGCTCTACAAGCTCGATCACCTCTACGGGCTGCTGCTTACCTTCGGCGTGGCTTTGATCATCGAAGGCATGTTCCGCTACTTCTACGGCGTGTCCGGCCAACCCTATCCGGTTCCCGAGCTGTTGAGCGGTGCCAGCGATCTCGGGTTCATGATCCTGCCCAACTACCGCGCTTGGGTCGTGGTCGCCTCGCTGGTGGTGTGTCTCGCCACCTGGTTTTTCATCGAGCGCACGCGGCTGGGCGCTTACCTGCGCGCCGGCACCGAGAATCCGAAGCTCACCCAGGCGTTCGGCATCAACGTGCCCCTCATGGTCACGCTCACCTACGGCTTCGGCGTGGCGCTGGCCGCCTTCGCCGGCGTGCTGGCCGCCCCCGTGATCCAGGTCAGCCCGCTGATGGGCTCCAACCTCATCATCGTGGTGTTCGCCGTGGTGGTGATCGGCGGGATGGGCTCCATCCTGGGCTCGATCTTCACCGGCCTGGGCCTGGGCGTGATCGAAGGCTTCACCAAGGTCTTCTATCCCGAGGCATCCAACACCGTGGTCTTCGTCATCATGGCGATCGTGCTCCTGCTGCGGCCGGCCGGTCTGTTCGGGCGCGAGAAATGA
- a CDS encoding branched-chain amino acid ABC transporter permease, whose protein sequence is MNRTVPVYGALFALLLAAPFAVYPMLLMQMLCFALFACAFNLLLGFTGLLSFGHAAFFGAGAYTAGYVLLHLGVTPEIGLFAGTAAATALGAVFGALAIRRQGIYFAMITLALAQMVYFFCLQAPFTGGEDGLQGVPRGRLFGMLDLQPEPDQPAYALYYTVLAIFGLGFWLIHRAVHSPFGQVLKAIRENEPRTLSLGYEVDRYKLLAFTLSSGLSGLAGATKTLVLGFATLTDVHWQTSGEIVLMTLVGGVGTLLGPVIGAGAIVTLQHELADRVGPWVTVIMGAIFVVCVLLFRRGIVGEVAARLRPAKGEAGGNG, encoded by the coding sequence ATGAACCGCACGGTCCCGGTCTACGGCGCGCTGTTCGCCCTGCTGCTCGCGGCACCGTTCGCTGTCTACCCGATGCTCCTCATGCAGATGTTGTGCTTCGCGCTGTTTGCCTGCGCGTTCAACCTGTTGCTGGGATTCACCGGTCTGCTGTCGTTCGGCCACGCGGCCTTCTTCGGCGCCGGCGCGTACACGGCGGGCTACGTGCTGCTGCACCTGGGCGTCACCCCCGAGATCGGGTTGTTCGCCGGCACGGCGGCCGCCACCGCGCTCGGCGCGGTGTTCGGCGCGCTTGCCATCCGGCGGCAGGGGATCTACTTCGCGATGATCACGCTGGCGCTGGCGCAGATGGTCTACTTCTTCTGCCTGCAGGCTCCCTTCACCGGCGGAGAGGACGGCTTGCAGGGCGTGCCACGCGGCAGACTGTTCGGGATGCTGGACCTGCAACCGGAGCCGGATCAGCCGGCGTATGCTCTGTATTACACCGTGCTCGCGATCTTCGGTCTGGGATTCTGGCTCATCCACCGCGCCGTGCACTCGCCATTCGGCCAGGTATTGAAGGCGATTCGCGAGAACGAACCGCGCACGCTCTCGCTCGGTTACGAGGTCGACCGCTACAAGCTGCTGGCCTTTACGCTGTCCTCGGGCTTGTCTGGACTGGCAGGGGCGACCAAGACCCTGGTGCTGGGGTTCGCCACGCTCACCGACGTGCACTGGCAGACTTCCGGCGAAATCGTGCTGATGACCCTGGTGGGCGGGGTCGGTACCTTGCTCGGGCCGGTGATCGGCGCGGGAGCGATCGTGACGTTGCAGCACGAACTGGCTGATCGCGTGGGTCCGTGGGTCACCGTCATCATGGGAGCGATCTTCGTCGTGTGCGTGCTGCTCTTCCGGCGCGGCATCGTCGGCGAGGTCGCCGCGCGCCTGCGCCCCGCCAAGGGCGAAGCCGGCGGCAACGGCTAG
- a CDS encoding MBL fold metallo-hydrolase, whose translation MLHMKLARSLAARRGSMSTASMRCLTACLLLLVLTGTNAQAQSEPQRAITPIAGDLYRFQNNFHYSVFLVTSDAIIATDPIDAGAAQWLKSELSRRFPGKPIRYVIYSHSHADHIAGGQVLADTATVVAHERAKERILAEQVPTAVPALTFSDRMTIEAGGKRVELHYLGRNHSDNTIVMRFPDERALFAVDIVAVKRLPYRDFPDGYLDEWIQTLKTLESMDFDILAPGHGTLGTRADVAEHRRYLELLRERVKREMDAGRSLEEIKRVVTMPEYASWGSYRDWVELNVEGMHRYLRMRASN comes from the coding sequence ATGCTTCACATGAAACTCGCACGCTCGCTCGCCGCTCGGCGCGGCTCGATGTCCACTGCCTCGATGCGATGTCTCACCGCCTGCCTGCTGCTCCTGGTCTTGACCGGGACGAACGCTCAGGCTCAGTCCGAGCCGCAGCGCGCGATTACACCCATCGCCGGAGACCTGTACCGGTTCCAGAACAACTTTCACTACTCCGTGTTTCTGGTCACCTCCGACGCAATCATCGCCACAGACCCGATCGACGCTGGCGCCGCGCAGTGGCTGAAGTCCGAGCTGAGCCGGCGCTTTCCCGGAAAGCCGATCCGCTATGTAATCTACAGCCACAGTCACGCCGACCACATCGCCGGTGGCCAGGTGTTGGCGGATACCGCCACGGTGGTCGCCCACGAACGGGCGAAGGAGCGGATCCTGGCGGAACAGGTCCCGACGGCCGTTCCGGCGCTTACCTTCTCCGACCGAATGACGATCGAAGCCGGAGGCAAACGGGTCGAGCTTCATTACCTGGGCCGCAACCATTCCGACAACACGATCGTGATGCGCTTTCCCGACGAACGCGCGCTGTTCGCAGTCGATATCGTTGCCGTGAAACGGCTGCCTTACCGCGATTTCCCGGACGGCTACCTCGATGAATGGATCCAGACGCTCAAGACGCTCGAAAGCATGGACTTCGATATCCTGGCGCCCGGTCACGGCACTCTGGGCACCCGTGCCGACGTGGCAGAACATCGCCGCTACCTCGAGTTGCTGCGCGAGCGTGTCAAGCGCGAGATGGACGCGGGCAGATCGCTGGAGGAGATCAAGCGCGTGGTGACGATGCCCGAATACGCGAGCTGGGGTTCTTACCGCGACTGGGTGGAACTCAACGTCGAGGGGATGCATCGATACTTGCGCATGCGCGCAAGCAATTGA
- a CDS encoding ABC transporter substrate-binding protein: MYTKCLAAIAIAAMTACGPAWAQKLSGNGVRIGVLTDMSGLYSDIGGQGSVTAARMAIDDFGGKIFGRPIELVAADHQNKADIGAQKAREWIDRAGVDMITDALNSAVALATAKVVAEKKKVLIDTGAASTRLTNEECTPYTIHHTYDTYALANGTGNAVVRQGGDTWFFLTADYAFGHSLEKDTADMVRAAGGKVLGAVRHPLSAADFSSFLLQAQGSKAKIVGLANAGGDTINSIKAANEFGLTRTQTLAGLLVFITDIHSLGLQATQGMYVTEAWYWDLNEETRKWSKRYFDKMKKMPTMNQAGVYSAVTMFLNAVKATGTDDAEAVMAWLRKNTHSDMFGKNMKLREDGRLLHDMYLFQVKKPQESKGPWDYYHLRQVIPADKAFQPLSLSRCPLVKK, encoded by the coding sequence ATGTACACGAAATGCCTGGCGGCGATCGCGATCGCGGCAATGACGGCCTGCGGCCCTGCATGGGCGCAGAAACTCTCGGGGAACGGCGTGCGCATCGGCGTACTGACCGACATGTCCGGCCTTTACTCCGACATCGGCGGGCAGGGATCGGTCACCGCGGCGCGGATGGCGATCGACGACTTCGGCGGGAAGATCTTCGGCAGGCCGATCGAACTGGTGGCCGCCGATCACCAGAACAAGGCCGACATCGGCGCGCAGAAGGCGCGCGAGTGGATCGACCGCGCAGGTGTGGACATGATCACCGACGCACTGAATTCGGCGGTCGCGCTGGCGACCGCCAAGGTGGTGGCCGAGAAAAAGAAGGTGCTGATCGATACCGGCGCGGCCTCCACCCGCCTCACCAACGAGGAATGCACGCCCTACACCATCCATCACACCTACGACACCTACGCGCTGGCCAACGGCACCGGAAACGCGGTCGTCAGGCAAGGCGGCGACACGTGGTTCTTTCTGACCGCCGACTATGCCTTCGGCCACTCGCTGGAGAAGGATACCGCGGACATGGTCAGGGCCGCAGGGGGAAAGGTGCTCGGCGCGGTGCGCCATCCGCTCTCGGCCGCCGATTTTTCCTCGTTCCTGCTCCAGGCCCAGGGCTCCAAGGCCAAGATCGTCGGGCTCGCCAATGCGGGGGGCGACACGATCAATTCCATCAAGGCCGCCAACGAGTTCGGACTGACCAGAACGCAGACGCTCGCCGGCCTGCTCGTGTTCATCACCGACATCCACAGCCTGGGCCTGCAGGCGACGCAGGGCATGTACGTCACGGAAGCCTGGTACTGGGATTTGAACGAAGAGACGCGAAAGTGGAGCAAGCGCTACTTCGACAAGATGAAGAAGATGCCCACGATGAATCAGGCCGGCGTCTACTCGGCGGTAACGATGTTTCTGAACGCGGTGAAGGCCACCGGTACCGACGATGCCGAGGCGGTCATGGCCTGGCTGCGCAAGAACACCCACAGCGACATGTTTGGCAAGAACATGAAGCTGCGCGAGGACGGGCGCTTGCTCCACGACATGTACCTGTTCCAGGTGAAGAAGCCGCAGGAATCGAAAGGTCCGTGGGACTACTACCACCTGCGTCAGGTGATTCCGGCGGACAAGGCCTTCCAGCCGCTGTCGTTGTCACGCTGCCCGCTGGTGAAGAAGTGA
- a CDS encoding intradiol ring-cleavage dioxygenase, whose translation MKPDPTSPTRRNLLTAGLAMPALLLPGLRVAWSQAAELPVTPMCGEDPTPRDYEGPFFKPRSPMRTSLLDPGVTGAKLVLSGYVMSKSCKPLAGAVLDFWHCDTAGRYDNAGYRLRGHQFTDEAGRYRLETIFPGEYPGRTRHIHVKVQAKHGPLLTTQLYFPNNPANENDFLFKPALLMMLTEADAGKMGRFDFVLDVA comes from the coding sequence ATGAAACCCGATCCGACCAGCCCCACCCGTCGCAACCTGTTGACCGCCGGATTGGCGATGCCGGCACTGCTTCTGCCCGGCCTGCGGGTGGCCTGGAGCCAGGCCGCCGAGCTGCCGGTCACGCCGATGTGCGGGGAGGACCCCACACCACGGGACTACGAGGGGCCGTTCTTCAAGCCCCGCTCACCGATGCGCACCTCGCTGCTCGATCCGGGCGTTACCGGCGCGAAGCTCGTGTTGAGCGGATACGTGATGTCGAAGAGCTGCAAGCCGCTGGCGGGCGCGGTGCTCGACTTCTGGCATTGCGATACCGCGGGGCGCTACGACAATGCCGGCTATCGCCTGCGCGGCCATCAGTTCACAGACGAGGCGGGACGCTATCGGCTGGAGACGATCTTCCCGGGAGAATATCCGGGGCGTACGCGGCACATCCATGTCAAGGTGCAAGCCAAACACGGTCCGCTCCTCACCACACAACTCTACTTCCCGAACAACCCGGCCAACGAGAACGACTTCCTCTTCAAGCCCGCGTTACTGATGATGCTGACCGAAGCGGACGCCGGCAAGATGGGGCGCTTCGACTTCGTGCTCGACGTCGCCTGA
- a CDS encoding ABC transporter ATP-binding protein, whose protein sequence is MNRDYILETRGLTKEFKGFVAVSDVALKVRRGSIHALIGPNGAGKTTVFNLLTRFLPVTRGNIWFKGEDITRERPAQIARKGIGRSFQISSTFPHMTVLENVRVALQRKLRNSFHFWASAKSLAVLDGRARELLAAVELADHAEVHAVELPYGRKRALELATTLAMEPELLLLDEPTQGMAHEDVGRVVALIRRVAAHRTVLMVEHNLSVVEDLCDTITVLARGSVLAEGNYTEVSRNPQVLEAYVGNVDT, encoded by the coding sequence ATGAACCGAGACTACATCCTGGAGACACGCGGACTGACCAAGGAGTTCAAGGGGTTCGTCGCCGTGAGCGATGTCGCGCTGAAGGTACGCCGCGGCAGCATCCACGCCCTGATCGGGCCCAACGGCGCCGGCAAGACCACGGTATTCAATCTGCTCACGCGCTTCCTTCCCGTCACGCGCGGCAACATCTGGTTCAAGGGCGAGGACATCACGAGGGAACGGCCGGCGCAGATCGCCCGCAAAGGCATCGGCCGTTCGTTCCAGATCTCCTCGACCTTTCCCCACATGACCGTGCTGGAGAACGTGCGCGTGGCCCTGCAGCGCAAGCTCCGCAACTCCTTCCATTTCTGGGCCTCGGCCAAGAGCCTCGCCGTGCTCGACGGCCGCGCGCGCGAGTTGCTGGCGGCGGTGGAACTGGCCGATCACGCCGAGGTGCACGCGGTCGAGCTGCCCTACGGCAGAAAGCGCGCGCTCGAGCTGGCCACTACGCTGGCGATGGAACCGGAGCTGCTGCTGCTCGACGAGCCCACCCAGGGCATGGCGCACGAGGATGTGGGCCGGGTGGTGGCGTTGATCCGCCGCGTCGCGGCCCACCGCACGGTGCTCATGGTCGAGCACAACCTGAGCGTGGTCGAGGACCTGTGCGACACCATCACCGTGCTCGCACGCGGCAGCGTGCTCGCCGAGGGCAATTACACCGAAGTGTCCCGCAACCCGCAGGTGCTGGAAGCCTATGTCGGCAACGTCGATACCTGA
- a CDS encoding ABC transporter ATP-binding protein: MSATSIPDGALLEVTGLHAWYGESHILHGMQFGVHSGEIVTLLGRNGAGRTTTLRALLGLVDRRKGSVRLEGRELIGLPPYRIARLGIGYCPEERGIFASLSAEENLMLPPMLGARGMSVEEIYDLFPNLRERRASPGSRLSGGEQQMLALARILRSGAPLLLLDEITEGLAPVIVKMLGSAIYRLRQRGYTIVMAEQNFRFAAPLADRHYVVERGRVVETVDKNELDARMNMLHEYLGV; this comes from the coding sequence ATGTCGGCAACGTCGATACCTGACGGCGCGCTGCTGGAAGTCACCGGGCTGCACGCCTGGTACGGCGAGTCGCACATTCTGCACGGCATGCAGTTCGGGGTGCACAGCGGCGAGATCGTCACCCTGCTGGGGCGCAACGGCGCCGGGCGCACCACCACGCTGCGCGCCCTGCTCGGCCTGGTCGACCGGCGTAAGGGGTCGGTACGGCTCGAGGGGCGGGAGTTGATCGGCCTGCCACCGTATCGCATCGCGCGCCTGGGGATCGGCTACTGCCCGGAAGAGCGCGGCATCTTCGCGAGCCTGAGCGCCGAGGAGAACCTGATGCTGCCGCCCATGCTCGGTGCACGCGGGATGAGCGTGGAAGAGATCTACGACCTGTTTCCCAACCTGCGCGAGCGGCGTGCCAGCCCCGGCAGCCGGCTCTCCGGCGGAGAGCAGCAGATGCTCGCGCTGGCGCGCATCCTGCGCTCCGGCGCGCCGCTGCTGCTGCTCGACGAGATCACCGAAGGTCTGGCGCCGGTGATCGTCAAGATGCTCGGCAGCGCCATCTACCGGCTGCGCCAGAGGGGCTATACCATCGTGATGGCCGAGCAGAACTTCCGCTTCGCCGCGCCGCTCGCCGACCGGCACTACGTGGTCGAGCGCGGGCGCGTGGTGGAAACGGTGGACAAGAACGAACTGGACGCACGCATGAACATGCTGCACGAATATCTCGGCGTGTAG